Sequence from the Thermocaproicibacter melissae genome:
CGTCGTTCTGACTAAAGCCGCCGGCTCCTCCGGTGTTGCCGCCCGAAGAAGAGATGCCGATTTTCGCGAGGGTCGCAGGTCCTGCAATACCGTCGGGTGTCAGTCCGTTCTTCTTTTGAAACGCAATCACGGCGTTCTTTGTTGCGGTGCCATAGATGCCGTCAACGCTTCCTTTGTAATAGCCCCATTGTTTCAGTCTGGTCTGAATCTGGCGAACTTCTGTTCCGGTTGACCCGACTTTTGAAAGAGTCTGAACGCTGTTGTTGTTCGTGCGCATGAACGCGGCTATGATTAGAATGTTCAGCAGCAGGATAACGACAACACGCCAAACGTATTTTAGCTTTCGGTTCGTACTCATCAACTCCTTTTTCCTGTTGTTCAGAAGTTTTCCCCATAGGGGCGCATTTATCCTTACAAAACGCCGTCATTGTTCCTCAAAAGAACAACAATGAAAAGATTTAAAAAACTGCGAAAAAACCCGAAAAAGGTGTTGACAAACGAGCAAACGTGAGGTATTATAGACAAGCGCCTTGCGGAAAGGGCGCTGTGGAAACGAAAGCCAAAAGGCTGAGGGACCGCATGGGACCTTGAAAATTAAACAACGAGTAAGGAATACGGAACCCGTAATTTTCCAGAGAGTAGAGATACTCGCAAAGAGATTACGAATACACGTTAGTGTATCGAAAAGAGCTAAGAGGCTCTAGAAATTGATATAAACGTCTTCGGACGTATATATACCAAATTTTTAGAGAGTTTGATCCTGGCTCAGGACGAACGCTGGCGGCGCGCCTAACACATGCAAGTCGAACGGAACTGTTTTGGAGCTTGCTTCGAGACAGTTTAGTGGCGGACGGGTGAGTAACGCGTGAGCAACCTACCTCTCAGAGGGGGATAACGTCTGGAAACGGACGCTAATACCGCATAACATTCTGAGGTCGCATGGCTTTAGAATCAAAGGAGCAATCCGCTGAGAGATGGGCTCGCGTCCGATTAGCCAGTTGGTGAGGTAACGGCCCACCAAAGCAACGATCGGTAGCCGGACTGAGAGGTTGAACGGCCACATTGGGACTGAGACACGGCCCAGACTCCTACGGGAGGCAGCAGTGGGGGATATTGCACAATGGAGGAAACTCTGATGCAGCGACGCCGCGTGAGGGAAGAAGGTCTTCGGATTGTAAACCTTTGTCCTTGGTGACGATAATGACGGTAGCCAAGGAGGAAGCTCCGGCTAACTACGTGCCAGCAGCCGCGGTAATACGTAGGGAGCGAGCGTTGTCCGGATTTACTGGGTGTAAAGGGTGCGTAGGCGGCTCTGCAAGTCAGGTGTGAAAACCATCGGCTTAACTGATGGACTGCATTTGAAACTGTGGGGCTTGAGTGGAGTAGAGGCAGACGGAATTCCCGGTGTAGCGGTGAAATGCGTAGAGATCGGGAAGAACACCAGTGGCGAAGGCGGTCTGCTGGGCTCTAACTGACGCTGAGGCACGAAAGCATGGGTAGCAAACAGGATTAGATACCCTGGTAGTCCATGCCGTAAACGATGATTACTAGGTGTGGGGAGTCTGACCCTCTCCGTGCCGGAGTTAACACAATAAGTAATCCACCTGGGAAGTACGACCGCAAGGTTGAAACTCAAAGGAATTGACGGGGGCCCGCACAAGCAGTGGAGTATGTGGTTTAATTCGAAGCAACGCGAAGAACCTTACCAGATCTTGACATCCAACTAATCCTGTAGAAATATGGGAGTGCCCTTCGGGGAAAGTTGAGACAGGTGGTGCATGGTTGTCGTCAGCTCGTGTCGTGAGATGTTGGGTTAAGTCCCGCAACGAGCGCAACCCTTGTGATTAGTTGCTACGCAAGAGCACTCTAATCAGACTGCCGTTGACAAAACGGAGGAAGGTGGGGACGACGTCAAATCATCATGCCCCTTATGATCTGGGCTACACACGTACTACAATGGCCATCAACAAAGGGAAGCAAAGCCGCGAGGCGGAGCAAATCCCCAAAAATGGTCCCAGTTCGGATCGCAGGCTGCAACCCGCCTGCGTGAAGCCGGAATTGCTAGTAATCGCGGATCATCATGCCGCGGTGAATACGTTCCCGGGCCTTGTACACACCGCCCGTCACACCATGGGAGCCGGTAATACCCGAAGTCGGTAGTCTAACCGCAAGGAGGGCGCCGCCGAAGGTAGGATTGGCGACTGGGGTGAAGTCGTAACAAGGTAGCCGTATCAGAAGGTGCGGCTGGATCACCTCCTTTCTATGGAGAGAGCGAACAGATGGAAAATCTGTTGCGAATCCAAGGTCAGAATTACGGAGGACCATTCCTGAATCGTTGTTTAATTTTGAAGGCCCCAAGCCGGAGACGGCGAAGGTTCTTCAGGGAAAGAGAACGAGAAAAGACCAAACAGTTGAATAACTCCTATATGGGGGTATAGCTCAGCTGGGAGAGCGCCTGCTTTGCAAGCAGGAGGTCAACGGTTCGATCCCGTTTATCTCCACCAACGGCTATTGTGGCTAAGAAACACTGATAGCCTCTGGCCGGAAGAAGATATGGGCTTATAGCTCAGCCGGTTAGAGCGCACGCCTGATAAGCGTGAGGTCGGTGGTTCGAGTCCACTTAAGCCCACCAGCAGGTTGAGCCTGCAAAATAACATACAGTATCTCAATTGCGCGACTGCGAGGCTGCGGAAGCGGTTGAGTAAAGCGCGACGAATGACACTGTGTGTCTGTACCTTGAAAACTGAATAAAGCACGAAGCAGATATTAAGCGAGAAAAAGTTGTTATCAATTAATCAAGGTTTTGCGAAATCTTGTTTAAGGGAACTGCAATTTTGAGAACCGAACGATATCACATGGTCAAGCTACAAAGAGCGCAAGGGGAATGCCTTGGCACCAGGAGCCGAAGAAGGACGCGACAAACTGCGAAAAGCTGCGGGGAACCGTAAGTAGGTATTGATCCGCAGATTTCCGAATGGAGCAATCCGGCTGGAGTCATGTCCAGTCACCGTATACTGAATTCATAGGTATACGGGGGGAACCGCCTGAACTGAAACATCTAAGTAGGGCGAGGAAAAGAAATCAAGAGAGATTCCGCAAGTAGTGGCGAGCGAACGCGGAAGAGGCCAAACCGAGGGCAGCAATGTTCTCGGGGTTTCGGACAGCTAAGAAATGTGGGAAGTCAGCCGAAAGGTCTGGGAAGGCCTGCGAGACAGCGTGAAAGCCGCGTAGGCGAAGACGGAACACATGGGGCTGTATCCAGAGTACCGCCGGACACGAGGAATCCGGTGGGAAGATGGGGAGACCACTCTCCAAGCCTAAATACTCCCTGGTGACCGATAGAGAAGAGTACTGTGAAGGAACGGTGAAAAGCACCCCGGGAGGGGAGTGAAATAGAACCTGAAACCTTGTGCTTACAAGCACCGAAAGCCCGTCAAAGGGTGATCGGGTACCTTTTGTAGAATGGTCCGGCGAGTGAATGTAACTGGCGAGGTTAAGGACTTAAGGTCCGGAGCCGTAGGGAAACCGAGTCTGAATAGGGCGCAAGAAGTCAGTTGTATTCGACCCGAAACCGGGTGACCTACCCATGTCCAGGTTGAAGTGAGGGTAAAACCTCATGGAGGACCGAACCGACTCCCGTTGAAATGGTAGCGGATGAGGTGTGGGTAGCGGTGAAATTCCAATCGAACCCGGAGATAGCTGGTTCTCTCCGAAATAGCTTTAGGGCTAGCCTCGCACATAATTACCGGAGGTAAAGCACTGAATGGACTAGGGGCCGAAAGGTTGCCGAAGCCTATCAAACTCAGAATGCCGGATAATTTAAGTGCGGGAGTCAGACGGTGTGAGATAAGTTTCATCGTCGAAAGGGAAACAGCCCAGACCCACAGCTAAGGTCCCAAAATATGGTTAAGTGGGAAAGGATGTGGGGTTGCTCAGACAACCAGGATGTTGGCTCAGAAGCAGCCATTCATTAAAAGAGTGCGTAATAGCTCACTGGTCGAGTGGCCCTGCGCCGAAAATTCAACGGGGCTAAAATCATATACCGAAGCTTGGGATTCCGAAAGGGATGGTAGGAGAGCGTTCTGTACAGGATGAAATCAGAGCGGAAGCGCTGGTGGACAGTACAGAAGTGAGAATGCCGGAATGAGTAGCGAGAAATATGTGAGAATCATATTGGCCGAAAGTCTAAGGTTTTTGGAGGAAGGTTCGTCCGCTCCAAGTAAGTCGGGAGCTAAGGTGAGGCCGAAAGGCGTAGCCGATGCACAAACGGTTGATATTCCGTTACCGCAGAAAGATTTAAGTACAGTGACACCTGCGAAGGGCATAACCCGGGCGATGGTTGACCCGGGCGTAAGGGACCGAAATTAGAGTAGGGAAGTATGCCTGAAGTGGGGCGAGAAAAGCTGTATGGATATCTGATGCGCCCGTACCGCAAACCGACACAGGTAGACAGGAAGAAGATTCTAAGGCCAGCGGGAGAAGGGTAGTTAAGGAACTCGGCAAATTGACCCCGTAACTTAGGGAGAAGGGGTGCCACAGCGATGTGGTCGCAGAGAATAGGCCCAGGCGACTGTTTAGCAAAAACACAGGTCTCTGCTAAATCGAAAGATGAAGTATAGGGGCTGACACCTGCCCGGTGCTGGAAGGTTAAGAGGAGATGTGCAAGCATCGAATTGAAGCCCCAGTAAACGGCGGCCGTAACTATAACGGTCCTAAGGTAGCGAAATTCCTTGTCGGGTAAGTTCCGACCCGCACGAAAGGTGTAACGATCTGGGCACTGTCTCAACTACCCGCCCGGCGAAATTGTAGTACCGGTGAAGATGCCGGTTACCCGCGACAAGACGGAAAGACCCCATGGAGCTTTACTGCAGTTTAATATTGGGTTTCGGCAATTTATGTACAGGATAGGTGGGAGACTGGGAAACCGCGGCGCTAGCTGCGGCGGAGTCACCCTTGGGATACCACCCTTAAGTTGCTGAAATTCTAACCTGCGGCCGTAAACCGGTCGGGGGACATTGTTAGACGGGCAGTTTGACTGGGGCGGTCGCCTCCTAAAAGGTAACGGAGGCGCTCAAAGGTTGGCTCAGCACGGACGGAAACCGTGCGAAAGAGTGTAAACGCAAAAGCCAGCCTGACTGCGAGGATGACGGTCCGAGCAGAAACGAAAGTTGGAGTTAGTGATCCGGCGGTATGAGAGTGGAATTGCCGTCGCTCAACGGATAAAAGCTACCCTGGGGATAACAGGCTGATCTCCCCCAAGAGTCCACATCGACGGGGAGGTTTGGCACCTCGATGTCGGCTCATCACATCCTGGGGCTGAATTCGGTCCCAAGGGTTCGGCTGTTCGCCGATTAAAGTGGTACGCGAGCTGGGTTCAGAACGTCGTGAGACAGTTCGGTCCCTATCTGTCGTGGGCGTAGGATATTTGAGGAGAGCTGTCCTTAGTACGAGAGGACCGGGATGGACGCACCTCTGGCGCACCAGTTGTCACGCCAGTGGCACAGCTGGGCAACTATGTGCGGATCGGATAAACGCTGAAAGCATCTAAGCGTGAAGCCGACTCCAAGATAAGATATCCCACAGCGTAAGCTGGAGAGGCCCCTTGTAGACTACAAGGTTGATAGGCTGCATGTGTAAGCACGGTAACGTGTTCAGCTTGGCAGTACTAATAGGCCGAGAGCTTGACCATACTTCGGTCGGGCGCTCATCTCTCGCCCATACCTGCTTCACCTTTATTCAGTTTTCAGGGTACATATTTATGCACCATTAGCTCAGCTGGTAGAGCACCTGAC
This genomic interval carries:
- the sleB gene encoding spore cortex-lytic enzyme; translation: MSTNRKLKYVWRVVVILLLNILIIAAFMRTNNNSVQTLSKVGSTGTEVRQIQTRLKQWGYYKGSVDGIYGTATKNAVIAFQKKNGLTPDGIAGPATLAKIGISSSGGNTGGAGGFSQNDVNLLARVISAEARGEPYVGQVAVGAVILNRIDHPSFPNTLAGVIYQPGAFSCITDGGINAPVEDSAYRAARDAMNGWDPSGGAIYYYNPKKSTSQWIFARPVITVIGDHRFCA